The Corynebacterium renale genome includes a region encoding these proteins:
- a CDS encoding glycosyltransferase translates to MTALSAIGGLLLILSVIFLATFVLRILFVPLAIAHEVADWNRRLKGKDGVLHATPTVTVVVPAYNEEAVLESCVSSIISSGYPALEIIIVSDGSTDATADIGARLAAENPQVRFVHQTNAGKGAALNNGYRKSSGEFLMFVDADSVFTPDTVPEMLRAFRTDDIGAVCGDDRPVNLDRIQTRFLALITYVGTGLVRRAFDILRCVPVISGNCGTFRREALEAVSDERGPFREDTIGEDLELTWRLHRSQWRVAFAPHAVVFAESPSTARDLWKQRVRWARGLLQGIRHHADALVNWRRPIFSAFLWFTVVTMVVVPISQIGLSIAAVCAVIRALVYGTWDALTVGIDVWAILAASGLGLSLALLLISMALSNALYDLRHIWTAPVWPLYSLAMSFTIPRALWLEVQNRPNVWNKPQRTGVISTASETTLTP, encoded by the coding sequence ATGACTGCGCTCAGTGCCATCGGCGGGCTGCTTCTTATCCTGTCGGTGATCTTCCTTGCGACGTTTGTCCTACGCATCCTCTTCGTCCCTCTCGCGATTGCACACGAGGTCGCCGACTGGAACCGCCGCCTCAAAGGTAAAGACGGCGTCCTGCACGCCACCCCGACGGTGACGGTCGTTGTCCCGGCATACAACGAGGAAGCGGTGCTGGAATCGTGCGTATCCTCCATCATTTCCTCGGGCTACCCGGCGCTGGAAATCATTATCGTCTCCGACGGGTCCACCGACGCCACCGCAGACATCGGGGCGCGCCTTGCCGCAGAGAATCCGCAGGTCCGCTTCGTCCACCAGACCAACGCGGGCAAAGGCGCTGCGCTGAATAATGGGTACCGCAAGTCCAGCGGCGAGTTCCTCATGTTCGTCGATGCCGACTCCGTATTCACCCCCGACACCGTGCCCGAAATGCTCCGCGCGTTCCGCACCGACGATATCGGCGCTGTGTGCGGGGATGACCGCCCAGTCAACCTCGACCGGATCCAAACCCGATTCCTCGCGCTGATCACCTACGTGGGCACGGGCCTGGTACGCCGCGCCTTCGATATTTTGCGCTGCGTCCCGGTGATTTCGGGCAACTGCGGGACGTTTCGTCGTGAAGCATTAGAAGCCGTCTCGGATGAGCGTGGCCCCTTCCGCGAAGACACGATCGGGGAGGACCTCGAACTGACGTGGCGGTTGCACCGCTCGCAGTGGCGCGTCGCGTTTGCTCCGCACGCGGTCGTCTTCGCTGAATCCCCATCCACGGCACGCGACCTATGGAAACAGCGAGTTCGCTGGGCCCGCGGTCTCCTGCAAGGGATCCGGCATCACGCCGATGCCCTCGTGAACTGGCGGCGCCCTATCTTCAGCGCATTCTTGTGGTTTACCGTGGTCACCATGGTTGTTGTGCCGATCTCCCAGATTGGGCTGAGTATTGCGGCGGTGTGTGCGGTCATCCGGGCGCTCGTCTATGGCACCTGGGACGCGCTGACCGTCGGCATCGACGTCTGGGCCATCCTGGCAGCGAGCGGCCTGGGCTTGTCCCTGGCGCTACTGCTGATCTCCATGGCGCTGTCCAACGCGCTCTACGACCTGCGCCACATCTGGACCGCGCCCGTGTGGCCGCTGTACTCCCTGGCCATGTCGTTCACGATCCCGCGCGCCCTGTGGCTCGAGGTGCAGAACCGGCCGAACGTGTGGAATAAACCGCAGCGCACGGGCGTGATTTCCACGGCTTCGGAAACCACGCTCACCCCCTAG
- a CDS encoding ATP-grasp domain-containing protein, which translates to MITILVSGAGGPAGSSLIRQLRFADTSTPLRIIATDISAAPTVATLADDFLLGPRADSPALLPFLQRTIAEYGVDVFIPTVQDELPAVAAAADILGARVLLSSVPAVAVCNDKWLTALALEDRGVAVPHTTAGTAESHEFPVVVKPRVSRGGRGVVVADTPGDLPDLDDALIVQSFAPGTEYCPQLFIHPADEKADVVVLRKTVLRDGRVGNADAVERVTEPDPEADAVAALARRAARALNLAGPVDMDIRIDAAGNPVVLEINARFGANSAHAPELLDGVLRMIGAR; encoded by the coding sequence GTGATTACCATTCTTGTTTCCGGCGCCGGCGGCCCCGCCGGTTCCAGCCTGATCCGCCAACTTCGCTTCGCCGACACGAGCACCCCGCTGCGTATCATCGCCACCGACATCAGTGCGGCGCCCACCGTCGCCACGCTTGCCGACGACTTCCTCCTCGGCCCCCGCGCCGACTCCCCAGCTCTCCTGCCGTTTTTACAGCGCACGATTGCTGAATACGGGGTGGACGTCTTCATCCCGACGGTCCAAGACGAACTCCCGGCCGTCGCAGCCGCAGCAGACATCCTGGGCGCGCGGGTTCTGCTCTCCTCGGTCCCTGCCGTGGCGGTGTGCAACGACAAGTGGCTGACCGCGCTCGCCCTCGAGGACAGGGGAGTGGCCGTGCCGCATACCACCGCGGGCACCGCCGAATCACACGAATTCCCCGTCGTGGTCAAACCACGCGTCTCCCGGGGAGGTCGGGGCGTCGTCGTCGCCGATACCCCCGGAGACCTCCCCGACCTGGACGACGCGCTCATCGTCCAGTCCTTCGCCCCGGGCACCGAATACTGCCCGCAACTGTTCATCCACCCCGCCGACGAGAAAGCGGACGTCGTCGTGCTGCGCAAGACGGTGCTTCGCGACGGCCGCGTCGGCAATGCTGATGCCGTCGAACGCGTCACCGAGCCGGACCCCGAAGCAGACGCTGTCGCCGCGTTAGCGCGGCGCGCGGCCCGGGCCCTCAACCTGGCCGGCCCCGTGGACATGGACATCCGCATCGACGCCGCCGGCAACCCCGTCGTCCTGGAAATCAACGCACGCTTCGGCGCAAACTCCGCCCACGCACCCGAACTTCTCGACGGCGTCCTGCGCATGATTGGGGCCCGATGA
- a CDS encoding PIG-L deacetylase family protein produces METHSAYSFLAFLASAASAAALVIHLLRGAKLQIFRYFKISPRMHLFFTVAYALTTAVSLATWVCHAQGWDSHWFISVTLTMVLVLLIVELVLIIARRVNTQACAQVQSVLVVAAHPDDLEIAAGGTLAKLVDRGHQVHAVIMCHGAQGGDASVRPDEARAGSSFLGLASVTIHDLEDRHLEEHSATMVDYIEEAIAAHAPDVIITHSRHEVHQDHAAVHHAVMRAARNHHSILCMESPSVTSDFTPTVFVETTEYADVKKAAIAAHANQSDKPYMSDHVVDGITHFRGRQSRLGKAEAFEVMRLRLSNVMPL; encoded by the coding sequence ATGGAGACGCATAGTGCATATTCGTTTCTCGCTTTCTTAGCCTCGGCAGCCTCCGCGGCGGCGCTTGTTATTCACCTGCTCCGCGGGGCGAAATTACAAATATTCCGCTACTTCAAAATCTCGCCGCGCATGCACCTTTTCTTCACCGTCGCATACGCCCTGACTACCGCGGTCTCCCTGGCGACGTGGGTCTGCCACGCGCAGGGCTGGGACAGCCACTGGTTTATCTCCGTCACCTTGACGATGGTGTTGGTACTGCTCATCGTGGAACTGGTGCTTATCATCGCGCGCCGGGTCAACACCCAAGCCTGCGCGCAGGTGCAGTCCGTGCTCGTCGTGGCCGCCCACCCCGATGACCTGGAGATCGCCGCCGGCGGGACCCTGGCCAAGCTCGTGGATCGCGGCCACCAGGTACATGCGGTGATCATGTGCCACGGCGCCCAGGGTGGTGACGCCAGCGTGCGTCCCGACGAAGCCCGCGCCGGCTCCAGCTTCCTAGGTTTAGCGAGCGTGACCATTCACGACCTCGAAGATCGCCACCTGGAGGAGCACAGTGCCACGATGGTGGATTACATCGAAGAAGCCATCGCGGCGCACGCTCCGGACGTGATCATCACGCACTCGCGGCACGAGGTCCACCAAGATCACGCCGCGGTCCACCACGCCGTCATGCGTGCCGCGCGTAACCACCACTCGATCCTATGCATGGAATCGCCATCGGTGACCAGCGATTTCACGCCCACCGTTTTCGTGGAGACCACCGAGTACGCAGACGTGAAGAAAGCCGCGATCGCCGCGCACGCCAACCAGTCGGACAAGCCGTACATGTCTGACCACGTGGTCGATGGAATTACACATTTCCGCGGCCGCCAGTCGCGCCTGGGCAAGGCCGAGGCATTCGAGGTGATGCGCCTGCGACTTTCCAACGTCATGCCCCTATAA